A DNA window from Drosophila biarmipes strain raj3 chromosome 2R, RU_DBia_V1.1, whole genome shotgun sequence contains the following coding sequences:
- the LOC108023055 gene encoding rhythmically expressed gene 5 protein isoform X2 has product MSHLYSTFAQLVSVHCKSTAAVGGLPVNQCKHNLLGHGSARLQTLSDAQLEALDPYQREANELIWSSLAPSGASLVTTRQPLQQPLPTPPASSLIILTRQQLPHALANSNAGSNPIFESGEQKHKYAMDMDMAYGYPSGQQSSSELPVAAALTAEPPKSFLTGPLVIRVRPDGSPVEEDKRMPLPRDEDLPFFRLGLAAAQPNRHRKIATISALKQQHFASVLQRDLQPPLQVQRRLFRQQQA; this is encoded by the exons ATGTCCCACCTGTACTCCACCTTCGCCCAGCTGGTTAGCGTGCACTGCAAGTCGACCGCCGCCGTCGGGGGTCTCCCGGTGAACCAGTGCAAGCACAATCTGCTCGGCCACGGATCCGCCAGGCTGCAGACGCTCTCCGACGCCCAACTGGAGGCACTCGACCCGTATCAGCGCGAAGCCAACGAGCTGA TCTGGTCGTCGTTGGCTCCCAGCGGAGCCAGCCTGGTGACCACACGGCAGCCGCTCCAGCAGCCCTTGCCCACACCGCCCGCCTCCTCGCTGATCATCCTGACGCGCCAGCAGCTGCCCCACGCGTTAGCCAACTCGAATGCCGGCTCCAACCCCATCTTTGAGAGCGGCGAGCAGAAGCACAAGTACGCcatggacatggacatggCCTACGGCTATCCATCCGGACAGCAGTCCAGCAGTGAGCTTCCCGTGGCCGCCGCTCTGACGGCGGAGCCGCCCAAGAGCTTCCTCACCGGACCCCTGGTGATCCGGGTGCGTCCCGATGGCTCTCCCGTGGAGGAGGACAAGCGGATGCCGCTGCCCCGCGACGAGGACCTGCCCTTCTTCCGCCTGGGCCTGGCCGCCGCCCAGCCCAACAGGCATCGCAAGATCGCCACCATCAGCGCCCTGAAGCAGCAGCACTTCGCCTCCGTCCTGCAGCGCGACCTCCAGCCACCGCTTCAGGTGCAGAGGCGTCTGTTCCGCCAGCAGCAGGCGTAA
- the LOC108022981 gene encoding NF-kappa-B essential modulator isoform X1, which translates to MIKTSQCYGGDSGAMSEEESFVILGSSPYSSLLPDGGSLLIDGLNDDVEEVQEVKAPEPTASTIPQQSVAVASAASSMTASQLQPKSLDSGSSQHQSLAASFIMGEVASDVLKNSVYSQFPSLCSLQASAEDVVKLQNMIAEYATLKSTLDKLNHTMLNYHKLTQQWRQEAADREQHYKDQLQECQAQVDQLRDENQKLKADLETKMEQIEVVQDFSKREQDELRQSISEKKSLIDNMRVEIDKLQQLKMHSFEFVPEDGDKTDPDPSKALHYVQRDEHDRQVRELQRQLSKLLAENLEINDMKKTYIEEIDCLKVNYTSAQELMDKMQRDINELKAKDVQKQEVIEHLQTQNDIYRRDFEMERADREKNAGEKEQYLLDLRALQRRNQELIEALAESHKANKSATATPSSSLSSSRSSLREDQRPVRVLDPTGAATRTTDTVLRCPICSKSFNALSVLQSHVNDCLDRN; encoded by the exons ATGATCAAAACCAGTCAGTGCTACGGCGGCGACAGTGGCGCCATGTCGGAGGAAGAGTCGTTCGTCATCCTGGGCAGCTCGCCGTACTCCTCGCTGCTGCCCGACGGCGGCTCCCTGCTCATTGACGGTCTGAACGATGATGTAGAAGAGGTGCAGGAGGTCAAGGCACCGGAACCCACTGCATCGACGATCCCTCAGCAATCTGTAGCAGTGGCCAGTGCTGCGAGCAGCATGACTGCCTCGCAGTTGCAGCCCAAGTCGCTGGACTCCGGGTCATCGCAGCACCAGTCCTTGGCGGCCAGCTTCATCATGGGAGAAGTAGCTTCCGATGTCCTAAAG AACAGTGTTTACTCGCAGTTTCCCAGCCTCTGCTCGCTGCAAGCTTCCGCCGAGGATGTGGTCAAGCTGCAGAACATGATTGCGGAATACGCTACTCTAAAAA GCACTCTTGACAAACTGAACCACACCATGCTGAACTACCACAAGTTGACGCAGCAATGGCGCCAGGAGGCCGCCGACCGGGAGCAGCATTACAAGGATCAGCTGCAGGAGTGCCAGGCGCAGGTCGATCAGCTTCGCGATGAGAACCAGAAGTTGAAGGCGGACCTGGAGACAAAGATGGAGCAGATCGAGGTGGTGCAGGACTTCAGTAAGAGGGAACAGGACGAGTTGCGGCAGAGCATCTCCGAGAAGAAGTCTCTGATCGACAACATGCGGGTGGAGATCGAtaagctgcagcagctgaaGATG CACTCGTTCGAGTTCGTACCTGAGGACGGAGACAAAACTGATCCTGATCCAAGCAAGGCTTTGCACTATGTCCAAAGGGACGAGCACGATCGTCAAGTGAGGGAATTGCAGCGCCAGCTGTCTAAACTGCTGGCGGAGAACCTCGAGATCAATGACATG AAAAAGACCTATATCGAGGAGATCGACTGCCTGAAGGTTAACTATACCAGTGCCCAGGAGCTGATGGACAAAATGCAGCGGGACATCAACGAGCTGAAGGCCAAGGACGTCCAGAAACAGGAGGTGATCGAACATCTGCAGACCCAGAACGACATATACCGCAGGGACTTCGAAATGGAGCGGGCAGATCGCGAAAAGAACGCCGGTGAGAAAGAGCAGTACCTTTTGGACTTAAGGGCACTACAGAGGAGAAACCAGGAGCTAATCGAAGCGCTGGCCGAGTCCCACAAGGCCAACAAATCGGCCACGGCCACGCCGTCCTCTTCTTTGAGTTCGAGCAGGAGCAGTCTGCGGGAGGATCAGAGACCAGTAAGG GTTCTCGATCCAACTGGCGCCGCCACCCGGACTACGGACACCGTCCTGCGCTGTCCCATCTGCTCAAAGTCCTTCAACGCCTTGAGCGTGCTGCAGAGCCACGTTAACGATTGTTTGGACAGAAATTAA
- the LOC108022981 gene encoding NF-kappa-B essential modulator isoform X2 has product MIKTSQCYGGDSGAMSEEESFVILGSSPYSSLLPDGGSLLIDGLNDDVEEVQEVKAPEPTASTIPQQSVAVASAASSMTASQLQPKSLDSGSSQHQSLAASFIMGEVASDVLKNSVYSQFPSLCSLQASAEDVVKLQNMIAEYATLKSTLDKLNHTMLNYHKLTQQWRQEAADREQHYKDQLQECQAQVDQLRDENQKLKADLETKMEQIEVVQDFSKREQDELRQSISEKKSLIDNMRVEIDKLQQLKMHSFEFVPEDGDKTDPDPSKALHYVQRDEHDRQVRELQRQLSKLLAENLEINDMKKTYIEEIDCLKVNYTSAQELMDKMQRDINELKAKDVQKQEVIEHLQTQNDIYRRDFEMERADREKNAGEKEQYLLDLRALQRRNQELIEALAESHKANKSATATPSSSLSSSRSSLREDQRPVLDPTGAATRTTDTVLRCPICSKSFNALSVLQSHVNDCLDRN; this is encoded by the exons ATGATCAAAACCAGTCAGTGCTACGGCGGCGACAGTGGCGCCATGTCGGAGGAAGAGTCGTTCGTCATCCTGGGCAGCTCGCCGTACTCCTCGCTGCTGCCCGACGGCGGCTCCCTGCTCATTGACGGTCTGAACGATGATGTAGAAGAGGTGCAGGAGGTCAAGGCACCGGAACCCACTGCATCGACGATCCCTCAGCAATCTGTAGCAGTGGCCAGTGCTGCGAGCAGCATGACTGCCTCGCAGTTGCAGCCCAAGTCGCTGGACTCCGGGTCATCGCAGCACCAGTCCTTGGCGGCCAGCTTCATCATGGGAGAAGTAGCTTCCGATGTCCTAAAG AACAGTGTTTACTCGCAGTTTCCCAGCCTCTGCTCGCTGCAAGCTTCCGCCGAGGATGTGGTCAAGCTGCAGAACATGATTGCGGAATACGCTACTCTAAAAA GCACTCTTGACAAACTGAACCACACCATGCTGAACTACCACAAGTTGACGCAGCAATGGCGCCAGGAGGCCGCCGACCGGGAGCAGCATTACAAGGATCAGCTGCAGGAGTGCCAGGCGCAGGTCGATCAGCTTCGCGATGAGAACCAGAAGTTGAAGGCGGACCTGGAGACAAAGATGGAGCAGATCGAGGTGGTGCAGGACTTCAGTAAGAGGGAACAGGACGAGTTGCGGCAGAGCATCTCCGAGAAGAAGTCTCTGATCGACAACATGCGGGTGGAGATCGAtaagctgcagcagctgaaGATG CACTCGTTCGAGTTCGTACCTGAGGACGGAGACAAAACTGATCCTGATCCAAGCAAGGCTTTGCACTATGTCCAAAGGGACGAGCACGATCGTCAAGTGAGGGAATTGCAGCGCCAGCTGTCTAAACTGCTGGCGGAGAACCTCGAGATCAATGACATG AAAAAGACCTATATCGAGGAGATCGACTGCCTGAAGGTTAACTATACCAGTGCCCAGGAGCTGATGGACAAAATGCAGCGGGACATCAACGAGCTGAAGGCCAAGGACGTCCAGAAACAGGAGGTGATCGAACATCTGCAGACCCAGAACGACATATACCGCAGGGACTTCGAAATGGAGCGGGCAGATCGCGAAAAGAACGCCGGTGAGAAAGAGCAGTACCTTTTGGACTTAAGGGCACTACAGAGGAGAAACCAGGAGCTAATCGAAGCGCTGGCCGAGTCCCACAAGGCCAACAAATCGGCCACGGCCACGCCGTCCTCTTCTTTGAGTTCGAGCAGGAGCAGTCTGCGGGAGGATCAGAGACCA GTTCTCGATCCAACTGGCGCCGCCACCCGGACTACGGACACCGTCCTGCGCTGTCCCATCTGCTCAAAGTCCTTCAACGCCTTGAGCGTGCTGCAGAGCCACGTTAACGATTGTTTGGACAGAAATTAA
- the LOC108022980 gene encoding uncharacterized protein LOC108022980 gives MLLKIRHALLEVTSPPATKQSAIIINNEVILSSGSILQAHLVLDGDKGAENKDIIDRLQRGQLLNVQNDEEQGARIRSLNFVATFDPQQRKPKQNAASGSRQTHILSRFTAHPLYVFCAAEVSRNLHHILLTADSGDESEVLRSSFVVLGLRKPDKEESFKRFLAHIGNYLRHLQPMQTLDDVLVMCSPFGLENFYKTISIGKVSNVMGRSGCLFAISNALPLGCEGSAVFNSKLRLIGIVICTSFQRQQENVNLTLAANFGYLLRSLMEQLGMSTTILQLTREPSNFAWERTIVVVESAGQQGTGTFIRVHNKRFILTCAHVVGQSNETVNCRAADREFQSEVIWCNPDNERPFDLALLTAPQDVPERYCVRLARSPATLGQMVYNAGFPYYVNFSYKHDFNPSIFQGRIIKCDTGAIMSDGSVQAGQSGGPMFDQSGCILGVCVSNIKLDDIVYPNINTAIPICDIRNTLQQFARTNDVNVLSNLVASSDVHRVWSLEMPPIRSKL, from the exons ATGCTGCTGAAGATACGCCACGCCCTGCTCGAGGTCACCAGTCCGCCGGCCACGAAGCAGTCGGCGATCATAATCAACAACGAGGTGATCCTCAGCTCGGGGAGCATTCTGCAGGCCCACTTGGTTTTGGACGGGGACAAAGGCGCCGAGAACAAAGACATTATCGACAGACTGCAGCGGGGTCAACTGCTAAATGTCCAGAACGATGAGGAGCAGGGCGCGCGCATCCGGTCGCTCAACTTCGTGGCCACCTTCGATCCGCAGCAACGAAAGCCAAAGCAGAACGCCGCCTCCGGATCAAGGCAAACCCACATCCTGTCCCGCTTCACGGCCCATCCGCTGTACGTGTTCTGCGCGGCCGAGGTGTCCCGCAACCTGCACCATATTCTGCTTACCGCTGACTCCGGTGATGAAAGCGAAGTGCTCCGCTCCAGCTTTGTGGTGCTGGGCCTGCGAAAGCCCGACAAAGAGGAGTCCTTCAAACGCTTCCTGGCGCACATCGGCAACTACCTGCGACACCTGCAACCGATGCAAACGCTGGACGACGTGCTGGTCATGTGCTCGCCCTTCGGCCTGGAGAACTTCTACAAGACGATCAGCATTGGCAAGGTGTCCAATGTGATGGGTCGCAGTGGCTGCCTGTTCGCCATCTCCAACGCCCTGCCACTGGGCTGCGAGGGTTCCGCCGTGTTCAACAGCAAACT GCGGCTCATCGGCATTGTGATCTGCACCTCGTTCCAACGGCAGCAGGAGAACGTCAACCTGACCCTGGCCGCGAACTTTGGCTACCTCCTGCGCAGCTTAATGGAGCAGCTGGGCATGTCCACTACGATACTCCAGCTGACTCGCGAGCCCTCGAACTTTGCCT GGGAGCGCACAATTGTGGTCGTTGAGTCGGCGGGTCAACAAGGCACTGGCACCTTTATACGAGTTCACAACAAGCGCTTCATTCTCACCTGCGCGCATGTGGTGGGGCAG AGCAACGAGACGGTCAATTGCCGCGCTGCCGATCGCGAGTTCCAGTCGGAGGTGATATGGTGCAACCCGGACAACGAGCGACCCTTCGACTTGGCCCTCCTCACAGCCCCGCAAGATGTACCTGAGCGCTATTGCGTGCGACTGGCCAGGAGTCCGGCCACTCTTGGCCAGATGGTGTACAACGCCGGGTTCCCCTACTACGTGAACTTCAGCTACAAGCACGACTTCAATCCCTCGATTTTTCAAGGCAGGATCATCAAGTGCGACACGGGGGCCATCATGTCCGACGGCAGTGTGCAGGCTGGCCAAAGTGGCGGCCCCATGTTCGACCAGAGCGGCTGCATCCTGGGCGTGTGTGTGTCCAACATCAAGTTGGACGACATCGTCTACCCAAATATCAACACAGCCATTCCAATTTGTGACATCCGCAACACGTTGCAGCAGTTTGCACGCACAAATG ACGTAAATGTGCTCAGCAACCTGGTGGCCAGTTCCGATGTGCACCGCGTCTGGTCCCTGGAAATGCCCCCCATTCGAAGCAAACTCTGA
- the LOC108023043 gene encoding tyrosine--tRNA ligase, mitochondrial, which yields MLPLRWSLLKPLRDGFRLSRRHLAQKNLLELTDRGFFQGIFPDTAAPKMKQLFTTGQQSIYAGFDPTADSLHVGNLLVIMGLIHCQRAGHRPIALVGGATGLIGDPSGRKTERNQLGESVIDTNLRAIEAQLRRVFENHENCLWDTTKHKSPLPPLTIVNNADWYADLQLIDFVANMGRHFRMGSMLSRSSVQSRLESEDGMSFTEFTYQIFQAYDWLHLLRRHNCCFQMGGSDQTGNLMTGHELISRVERKREVFGLTLPLVTTEEGDKFGKSAGNAVWLDGNKTSPFALYQFFLRMPDSEVEKLLKLFTFIPLPQVEQLMREHTREPEKRKAQTLLAEDVTLLVHGESGLKQAERVTNALYRGNVEGLAELNLSEIQQTFQGATMVDLLTEPGMSVLQLAMKAKCFATETDAVRIINAGGFYVNQKRVQNIAEVLTTGVHILRNGVSLLRVGKRNFYIVRWQ from the exons ATGCTGCCCTTGCGCTGGAGTTTGCTGAAGCCGCTCCGAGATGGCTTCCGGCTCAGCCGCCGCCACCTGGCGCAGAAGAACCTCCTGGAGCTCACGGATCGGGGCTTCTTCCAGGGCATCTTCCCCGACACAGCGGC GCCCAAGATGAAGCAGCTCTTCACCACCGGCCAGCAGAGCATCTACGCGGGATTTGATCCCACTGCCGACAGCCTGCACGTGGGCAATCTCCTCGTGATCATGGGCCTGATCCACTGCCAGAGGGCCGGCCACAGACCTATTGCCCTCGTGGGAGGAGCCACTGGACTCATCGGGGATCCCAGCGGACGCAAGACGGAGCGCAACCAGCTGGGCGAGTCTGTGATTGATACCAATCTTAGGGCCATCGAGGCGCAGCTGAGAAGGGTGTTCGAGAACCACGAGAACTGCCTGTGGGACACGACCAAACATAAATCCCCGCTACCTCCTCTTAC AATCGTCAACAACGCCGACTGGTACGCCGACCTGCAGCTCATCGACTTTGTGGCCAACATGGGCCGACACTTCCGCATGGGCTCCATGCTCTCCAGATCCTCGGTGCAGTCCCGCCTGGAGTCAGAGGACGGGATGAGCTTCACTGAGTTCACCTACCAGATCTTCCAGGCCTACGACTGGCTGCACCTGTTGCGCCGCCACAACTGCTGCTTCCAAATGGGCGGCTCCGATCAGACGGGCAATCTGATGACGGGCCACGAGCTCATCAGTCGGGTGGAGCGCAAGCGAGAGGTGTTCGGGCTGACCCTGCCACTGGTGACCACGGAGGAGGGCGACAAGTTCGGCAAGTCGGCCGGCAATGCCGTTTGGCTGGACGGCAACAAGACCTCGCCCTTCGCCCTGTACCAGTTCTTCCTGCGCATGCCAGACTCCGAGGTGGAGAAGCTTCTGAAGCTGTTCACCTTCATCCCGCTACCCCAGGTGGAGCAGCTGATGCGGGAGCACACGAGGGAGCCGGAGAAGCGGAAGGCGCAGACTCTGCTGGCCGAGGACGTGACGCTGCTGGTGCATGGAG AGAGTGGCCTGAAGCAGGCGGAACGCGTGACCAATGCCTTGTACAGGGGCAATGTGGAGGGCCTAGCCGAGCTGAACCTCTCCGAGATCCAGCAGACCTTCCAGGGGGCCACCATGGTGGACCTGCTGACCGAGCCCGGCATGTCCGTACTCCAGTTGGCCATGAAAGCCAAGTGCTTTGCCACCGAGA CCGACGCTGTGCGCATTATAAACGCAGGAGGATTCTACGTGAACCAGAAGCGGGTGCAGAACATCGCCGAGGTGCTCACCACGGGCGTGCACATCCTGCGCAACGGAGTCTCCCTGCTGCGCGTCGGCAAACGCAACTTCTACATCGTGCGCTGGCAGTAG
- the LOC108023044 gene encoding uncharacterized protein LOC108023044, whose protein sequence is MASDSGSDYEVESFIKPKRVRRTVNDDSADLLGNFDDEKRKEILEGTYVDKEDGRNPSDPEDSQSEEEEGKSDGQAEGSEASESEEVEISENGEITSDQLSSLLRGASKTNRHVLYVTNLNFETQKDDLELHFSAVGTVKSIRIPKKRRGGFAFVEMADLPSFQRAFKLHNTELQGRNIKVQISEAGKKKSANKKNIIKQKNRKLAEMRNEQKTFTKSGKFYDKDLKKEKAKEMLARKRWRKKPAPRPT, encoded by the coding sequence ATGGCCAGCGATTCTGGCAGCGATTACGAGGTGGAGTCCTTCATCAAACCCAAACGGGTGCGGCGGACAGTCAACGACGACAGCGCCGACCTGCTGGGCAACTTCGATGACGAGAAGCGCAAGGAGATCCTCGAGGGCACCTATGTGGACAAGGAGGACGGCCGGAATCCCAGTGACCCAGAGGATAGCCAgagcgaggaggaggagggcaAGTCCGATGGCCAGGCAGAGGGCAGCGAGGCCTCCGAGTCCGAGGAAGTGGAAATTTCGGAGAATGGCGAAATAACCAGTGACCAGCTGAGCTCCCTGCTGCGCGGAGCCTCCAAGACCAACAGACACGTTCTGTACGTGACGAACCTGAACTTCGAGACCCAAAAGGACGACCTGGAGCTGCACTTCTCCGCCGTGGGCACTGTGAAGTCCATCCGCATCCCCAAAAAGCGACGTGGTGGCTTTGCGTTCGTGGAAATGGCAGATCTCCCAAGTTTCCAGAGGGCCTTCAAGCTGCACAACACGGAGCTGCAGGGCCGCAACATCAAGGTGCAGATCTCGGAGGCGGGCAAGAAGAAGTCGGCCAACAAGAAGAACATTATCAAGCAGAAAAACCGAAAGCTGGCCGAGATGCGCAATGAGCAGAAGACTTTCACCAAGAGCGGCAAGTTCTACGACAAGGACCTGAAGAAGGAGAAGGCCAAGGAGATGCTGGCGCGCAAGCGGTGGCGCAAGAAACCCGCGCCCAGACCCACGTAA
- the LOC108022403 gene encoding larval cuticle protein 9 — protein sequence MKFVIVLACLLAVACANEEADVLKSDSEVNVLDFNYAYELSNHIRAVQNGALKEHDNWVVSGEYEYVAPNGKTVKVVYTADETGYHPKVVEA from the exons ATGAAGTTCGTG ATTGTTCTTGCCTGCCTTTTGGCCGTGGCCTGCGCCAACGAGGAGGCTGATGTCCTGAAGAGCGACTCCGAGGTGAACGTGCTGGACTTCAACTACGCCTACGAGCTGTCCAACCACATCCGTGCCGTCCAAAATGGCGCCCTGAAGGAGCACGACAACTGGGTGGTGTCCGGGGAGTACGAGTACGTGGCCCCCAACGGCAAGACCGTCAAGGTCGTCTACACCGCCGACGAGACCGGCTACCACCCCAAGGTCGTCGAGGCCTAA